From Alcaligenes faecalis, the proteins below share one genomic window:
- the mlaE gene encoding lipid asymmetry maintenance ABC transporter permease subunit MlaE — protein sequence MNFITAPISALGAAIRNSIYGLGAFSRLFVALLARSSLLWRRPRLISQQIHFIGNYSLLIIAVSGLFVGFVLGLQGYYTLNRYGSEEALGLLVALSLVRELGPVVTALLFAGRAGTSLTAEIGLMKAGEQIAAMEVMAVDPLRRLLVPRFWGGIIAMPILAAVFSMVGILGGYIVGVQMIGIDAGAFWSQMQNGVDVIDDVLNGVIKSLVFGLIVTLIALYMGWHAKATPEGVSRATTRTVVSGALAVLGTDFLLTALMFS from the coding sequence ATGAATTTCATTACTGCCCCGATTAGTGCGCTAGGCGCGGCCATCCGCAATAGCATTTACGGCCTGGGTGCCTTCAGCCGCCTGTTTGTGGCCTTGCTGGCCCGATCCTCGCTGTTGTGGCGTCGCCCGCGTCTGATTTCCCAGCAAATCCACTTTATTGGCAACTATTCGCTGCTGATCATTGCCGTTTCCGGCCTGTTCGTGGGTTTTGTGTTGGGCTTGCAAGGTTATTACACACTGAACCGCTATGGGTCCGAAGAAGCTCTGGGCCTGCTGGTCGCCCTGTCCCTGGTGCGTGAACTGGGGCCAGTCGTCACCGCCCTGCTGTTTGCGGGCCGGGCCGGCACGTCGCTGACCGCTGAAATCGGCCTGATGAAGGCTGGTGAACAGATTGCCGCCATGGAGGTCATGGCGGTAGATCCCTTGCGCCGCCTGCTGGTGCCGCGCTTTTGGGGCGGCATTATCGCCATGCCCATTCTGGCCGCCGTGTTCTCCATGGTCGGCATCCTGGGTGGCTATATCGTCGGCGTACAGATGATCGGCATTGATGCCGGCGCTTTCTGGTCGCAAATGCAAAACGGCGTCGATGTCATTGATGATGTACTCAACGGCGTGATCAAAAGCCTGGTATTTGGCCTGATCGTGACCTTGATTGCGCTGTATATGGGCTGGCATGCCAAGGCCACGCCCGAAGGCGTTTCTCGCGCGACCACACGCACGGTCGTCAGCGGCGCTTTGGCGGTATTGGGCACGGACTTCCTGCTCACCGCCCTTATGTTCAGTTAA
- the mlaD gene encoding outer membrane lipid asymmetry maintenance protein MlaD has protein sequence MNREKTDFWVGLFVLLGLVALAFLALRAGNLSSFSFAKTYQVSAKFDNLGGLKPRAPIKASGVVVGRVGSIGFDNQDFKAVVTLDMDEHYKFPVDTSASILTSGLLGEQYIGLTAGGDDKDLQGGSTITYTQSAVVLEELISKFLYNTASSDGGSKSE, from the coding sequence ATGAATCGCGAGAAAACCGATTTCTGGGTTGGCCTGTTTGTTTTGCTGGGGCTGGTCGCACTGGCATTCCTGGCCCTGCGTGCGGGTAACCTCAGTTCTTTTTCCTTTGCCAAAACCTACCAGGTATCGGCCAAGTTCGATAATCTGGGTGGTCTGAAACCACGTGCGCCTATCAAGGCCAGTGGTGTGGTCGTTGGCCGGGTCGGCTCCATTGGTTTTGACAATCAGGACTTCAAGGCCGTGGTTACCCTGGATATGGATGAGCACTACAAGTTTCCTGTCGATACCTCCGCTTCCATCCTGACGTCCGGCCTGCTGGGTGAACAGTATATTGGCCTGACTGCCGGTGGCGACGACAAGGACCTGCAAGGCGGTAGCACCATTACCTATACACAAAGCGCGGTTGTGCTGGAAGAACTGATCAGCAAGTTCCTCTACAACACAGCCTCCAGTGACGGCGGCTCCAAATCGGAGTAG
- a CDS encoding chromate transporter, translating into MTRSQEAAPLSLSALFLIFARIGLTSFGGGLSGWLMREFVVQRRLMSQADFLSGLALSQALPGINVVNLSIWIGYRLLAGPGALVATLGMVLPPLLLAIFMLIGLEQLTGSTLVPQVMAGIAAAAIGLSLEMGVRSARSAATGIVPIAIMLAVFVGIFVMEWSLIPVILICAPLSVWYAWLQLGDKAVEQS; encoded by the coding sequence ATGACCCGGTCTCAAGAAGCTGCCCCTTTATCCCTGAGCGCTCTATTTCTGATCTTTGCCCGCATTGGCCTGACCAGCTTTGGCGGGGGCTTGAGTGGCTGGTTAATGCGTGAGTTTGTCGTCCAGCGACGCCTGATGAGTCAGGCAGACTTTCTTAGCGGCCTGGCTCTGTCCCAGGCACTGCCCGGCATCAATGTGGTGAATCTCTCTATCTGGATTGGTTACCGACTGCTGGCCGGACCGGGGGCTTTGGTTGCCACACTGGGCATGGTGCTCCCCCCGCTGCTCCTGGCCATTTTCATGCTGATTGGTCTGGAACAACTGACGGGCTCTACCCTGGTGCCTCAGGTCATGGCCGGGATTGCCGCCGCAGCCATCGGCCTGTCGCTTGAAATGGGCGTACGCTCGGCACGCAGCGCAGCCACCGGAATCGTGCCAATTGCGATCATGTTGGCGGTTTTTGTTGGCATTTTCGTCATGGAATGGAGCCTGATCCCCGTTATTCTGATCTGTGCGCCACTGTCCGTCTGGTACGCCTGGCTGCAGCTTGGGGATAAAGCGGTGGAGCAATCATGA
- a CDS encoding ABC transporter permease: MGSGFPTLLRKELMRFWKVGFQTIAAPVLTALMYLLIFAHVLEGRVTVYDSVPYTAFLIPGLMMMSMLQNAFANPSSSLIQSRITGNLVFILLPPLSHREIFAAYLLASIARGVCVGLCVWLVSLFFVSLPVAKPLWVLVFAVMSCGIMGTLGLIAGLWSEKFDQLAAFQNFLIMPATFLSGVFYSIHSLPPFWQTVSHWNPLLYTIDGFRYGFFAASDISPWFSLTVVASVFVALCLISLRLLASGYKLRN; encoded by the coding sequence ATGGGTTCGGGCTTTCCCACGCTGCTGCGTAAGGAGCTGATGCGTTTCTGGAAAGTGGGCTTTCAGACCATTGCAGCGCCCGTACTGACGGCGCTGATGTATTTGCTGATTTTCGCCCACGTGCTGGAAGGTCGCGTCACGGTATACGACTCCGTGCCCTACACCGCCTTCCTGATTCCAGGCCTGATGATGATGAGCATGTTGCAAAACGCCTTTGCCAACCCCTCCTCATCACTGATTCAAAGCCGCATCACGGGCAATCTGGTCTTTATCCTGCTGCCGCCGCTTTCGCACCGCGAAATCTTCGCCGCCTATCTGCTGGCGTCCATCGCCCGTGGCGTCTGTGTAGGCCTCTGTGTCTGGCTGGTATCCCTGTTCTTCGTGTCCCTGCCCGTGGCCAAGCCCTTATGGGTATTGGTGTTTGCCGTCATGTCTTGCGGCATCATGGGCACCTTGGGTCTGATCGCCGGACTGTGGTCTGAAAAGTTTGACCAACTGGCCGCGTTCCAGAACTTCCTGATCATGCCCGCGACATTCCTGTCGGGTGTGTTCTATTCGATTCATAGCCTGCCGCCGTTTTGGCAAACTGTTTCACACTGGAATCCGTTGCTCTATACCATTGACGGGTTCCGCTACGGTTTTTTTGCCGCCTCGGATATTTCTCCCTGGTTCAGCCTGACCGTTGTCGCCAGCGTCTTTGTTGCGCTGTGTCTGATTTCGCTACGCCTGCTTGCCTCAGGCTATAAATTACGGAATTGA
- a CDS encoding 3-hydroxyacyl-CoA dehydrogenase/enoyl-CoA hydratase family protein codes for MGAQIAAHCVNAGIPVVLFDLPAREGPKNGIAIRAIANLRKMNPAPLGTPDLADLIEPANYDDNLDRLADCDLVIEAIAERLDWKQDLYRKIGPALNPNAIIASNTSGLSITSLADVLPEALRPRFCGVHFFNPPRYMSLVELIPTKYTQPELLDVLETFLVSQLGKGVVRAKDTPNFIGNRIGVFGILSVFEQARRFSLTYEQVDELTGTRLGRAKSGTYRTADVVGLDTLAHVIRTMQDQLPDDSFKAHFGLPPEVQGLIDAGALGQKTGAGFFRKKGREIQRFDAQQRDYVAADQKIDPDVAAILAVRDPAERLRQLRESDKPQAQFVWAVLRDTFHYSAIHLQDIADNARQLDLALKWGFGHKQGPFEIWQAAGWRQVAEWINQDIQDGKTLSSQPLPDWATRGPVWEAQGVHTAAGSWNPSQSRFEGRSDLPVYLRHIGTPLLVGEVDSLETTTVFEDESVRCWTLPAPHPQDVLIVSFKTKMHTLSPGVVNGMFKAIELAEASYQALVVAQDGDPFSAGADLKAILPVFEKEGVAGVEPVERAMQDMVLRIRYAQVPVVAAVAGLALGGGCELAVHCAHRVAHFESYIGLVEVGVGLVPGAGGLAYSARRSAELQAMGAPDAPLLAYLKRFALAIASAQVSRSALDARQLGFLKESDTIVMNRQELVYVAVRQAQALASAGWRAPLPRRFPVAGRDGIATLKAQLVNMKEGGFISEYDFHIAEKVVTVICGGDVDPGSLVDEAWMMAQERQAFLELLNSPKTQERITGMLTTGKPVRN; via the coding sequence ATGGGCGCGCAAATTGCCGCCCATTGCGTGAACGCAGGCATACCAGTAGTTCTGTTTGATCTGCCCGCCCGCGAGGGGCCAAAAAATGGCATCGCTATCCGTGCCATTGCCAATCTGCGCAAAATGAATCCTGCTCCCTTGGGTACGCCAGACCTGGCAGACCTGATCGAGCCCGCCAACTACGACGACAATCTGGACCGTCTGGCCGATTGCGATCTGGTGATCGAAGCCATTGCCGAGCGTCTGGACTGGAAACAGGACCTGTACCGCAAGATCGGGCCAGCACTGAACCCGAACGCCATCATCGCCAGCAACACGTCTGGCCTGTCCATCACTTCCCTGGCAGACGTTTTGCCTGAAGCGCTGCGCCCACGTTTTTGCGGCGTGCACTTTTTCAACCCACCACGCTACATGAGCCTGGTGGAGCTGATCCCCACGAAGTACACCCAGCCCGAGCTGCTGGATGTTCTGGAAACTTTCCTGGTATCGCAGCTGGGCAAAGGCGTGGTTCGTGCCAAAGATACCCCCAATTTCATCGGTAACCGCATCGGTGTTTTTGGCATTCTGTCCGTGTTTGAGCAGGCTCGCCGTTTCTCCCTGACTTACGAGCAGGTTGATGAATTGACGGGCACTCGTCTGGGGCGCGCCAAATCGGGTACTTACCGTACTGCTGACGTGGTTGGTCTGGACACGTTGGCACACGTGATCCGCACCATGCAGGATCAACTGCCCGATGACAGCTTCAAAGCACACTTTGGCCTGCCCCCAGAAGTGCAGGGCCTGATTGATGCAGGCGCTTTGGGTCAGAAGACCGGCGCCGGTTTCTTCCGCAAGAAGGGCCGTGAAATCCAGCGTTTTGACGCTCAGCAGCGCGATTACGTGGCCGCTGACCAGAAAATCGATCCCGATGTCGCCGCCATTTTGGCCGTACGTGACCCGGCTGAGCGCCTGCGCCAGCTGCGTGAGTCCGACAAGCCTCAGGCTCAATTCGTGTGGGCGGTGCTGCGCGACACCTTCCACTACAGCGCCATTCATCTGCAAGACATTGCCGACAACGCCCGTCAGCTGGACCTGGCCTTGAAATGGGGTTTTGGTCACAAGCAAGGCCCGTTCGAGATCTGGCAGGCTGCCGGATGGCGTCAGGTGGCCGAGTGGATCAACCAGGATATTCAAGACGGCAAGACATTAAGCAGCCAGCCGCTGCCAGACTGGGCGACTCGTGGTCCTGTGTGGGAAGCGCAAGGCGTACATACCGCTGCCGGTTCCTGGAATCCGTCGCAAAGCCGCTTTGAAGGCCGTAGCGATCTGCCCGTTTACCTGCGTCACATTGGCACGCCGTTGCTGGTGGGCGAGGTTGATTCTCTGGAAACCACTACGGTTTTCGAGGATGAATCGGTACGCTGCTGGACGCTGCCCGCACCGCACCCACAAGATGTGCTGATCGTGTCTTTCAAGACCAAGATGCACACGCTGAGTCCCGGTGTGGTCAATGGCATGTTCAAGGCAATTGAACTGGCCGAAGCCTCGTACCAGGCTCTGGTGGTGGCTCAGGATGGTGATCCATTCTCCGCAGGCGCTGACCTGAAAGCCATTTTGCCCGTGTTCGAGAAAGAAGGCGTGGCCGGCGTTGAGCCTGTAGAGCGCGCCATGCAGGACATGGTTCTGCGTATCCGTTACGCCCAGGTGCCTGTAGTGGCTGCGGTTGCCGGTCTGGCTTTGGGTGGCGGTTGCGAACTGGCTGTGCATTGCGCGCACCGCGTTGCTCACTTCGAGTCCTACATTGGTCTGGTTGAAGTGGGTGTGGGTCTGGTTCCAGGCGCAGGTGGTCTGGCTTACTCGGCTCGTCGCTCGGCTGAACTGCAAGCCATGGGTGCACCTGATGCCCCGCTGCTGGCTTACCTGAAGCGCTTTGCACTGGCGATCGCCAGTGCTCAGGTGTCGCGCTCCGCTCTGGATGCCCGTCAGCTTGGCTTCCTGAAAGAGTCCGACACCATCGTCATGAACCGTCAGGAACTGGTTTACGTGGCCGTTCGTCAGGCACAGGCTCTGGCCAGCGCCGGTTGGCGTGCTCCATTGCCACGTCGCTTCCCGGTTGCCGGCCGCGATGGCATCGCCACGCTGAAAGCGCAACTGGTGAACATGAAAGAAGGTGGTTTCATCTCGGAATATGACTTCCATATTGCCGAGAAGGTCGTAACCGTGATCTGCGGGGGCGATGTGGATCCAGGCTCGCTGGTGGATGAAGCATGGATGATGGCGCAAGAGCGGCAGGCTTTCCTGGAGCTGCTCAATTCCCCCAAGACCCAGGAACGTATTACTGGGATGTTGACCACTGGCAAGCCAGTGCGTAACTAG
- a CDS encoding MlaC/ttg2D family ABC transporter substrate-binding protein encodes MISRPALGGTALQSSPSRLISWILTACAVLALCLHAVAAQAQAADPKGEPNKFVESVGNQALQVVKESDAIRKGDRAAILAAVNENIMPYVNLEKTTRLSAGRYWRQASPEQRQKLVDAFKGTLVRTYSGALSRVDDKTQLTILPFRGDANADDVVVRSSLTQPNGGPVGVDYRLEKTPEGWKIYDLNVEGIWLIQNYRNQFAQQIEQGGIDGLIQALNKQNS; translated from the coding sequence ATGATTTCCCGTCCCGCCTTGGGCGGGACTGCTTTGCAGTCCTCTCCCTCTCGCCTGATTTCCTGGATCCTGACCGCCTGTGCAGTGTTGGCCTTGTGTTTGCATGCGGTGGCCGCGCAAGCCCAAGCCGCTGACCCGAAAGGCGAACCCAACAAATTTGTTGAATCGGTCGGTAATCAGGCATTACAAGTGGTCAAGGAAAGCGACGCCATCCGCAAGGGTGACCGCGCTGCCATCCTGGCTGCCGTGAACGAAAACATCATGCCTTACGTGAACCTGGAAAAGACGACGCGCCTGTCCGCGGGCCGCTACTGGCGTCAAGCCAGCCCCGAACAGCGTCAGAAGCTGGTGGACGCGTTCAAGGGCACCTTGGTTCGCACCTACAGCGGTGCCTTGTCCCGTGTGGATGACAAGACCCAGCTGACCATTCTGCCTTTCCGTGGCGATGCCAATGCGGACGATGTGGTTGTACGCTCCTCGCTGACCCAGCCCAACGGCGGCCCGGTTGGCGTGGATTACCGCCTGGAAAAAACACCGGAAGGCTGGAAAATCTACGACTTGAACGTGGAAGGCATCTGGCTGATTCAAAACTACCGCAACCAGTTTGCCCAGCAAATTGAGCAAGGTGGCATTGATGGCCTGATTCAGGCGCTGAACAAGCAAAACAGCTAA
- a CDS encoding chromate transporter, whose protein sequence is MITVLLQLMRVFAPLSFLTIGGGQSIIPEIHRQSVEIHGWLSNQEFLDLFALSRLTPGPKSLLVTLVGWKAAGWAGALAASIAIFLPSALLIYYLATIWKRYEGTRLIRAIEIGLLPIAAGMILAASGTILKAAQGGLWAWGTALACTAILLLSRINPLWLLAGGGLLFALIQPVI, encoded by the coding sequence ATGATCACGGTGCTGCTCCAGCTCATGCGCGTGTTCGCGCCCCTGTCCTTTCTGACCATTGGTGGCGGGCAAAGCATCATTCCGGAAATTCACCGGCAGTCGGTGGAAATCCATGGCTGGCTCAGCAATCAGGAGTTTCTGGATCTGTTCGCCCTGTCACGCCTGACACCTGGCCCGAAGTCCCTGCTGGTCACCCTGGTCGGCTGGAAAGCCGCAGGCTGGGCCGGGGCCCTGGCCGCATCCATCGCCATTTTTCTGCCCTCCGCACTATTGATCTATTACCTGGCGACGATCTGGAAACGCTATGAAGGCACACGCCTCATCCGCGCCATCGAAATCGGGCTGCTGCCCATAGCCGCCGGGATGATTCTGGCGGCCAGCGGCACAATTCTGAAGGCAGCTCAAGGTGGACTGTGGGCCTGGGGGACGGCATTGGCCTGTACGGCCATTTTGCTGCTTAGCCGCATCAACCCCCTATGGCTGCTGGCAGGAGGCGGATTGCTGTTCGCCTTGATACAACCTGTTATCTAA
- the murA gene encoding UDP-N-acetylglucosamine 1-carboxyvinyltransferase, giving the protein MDKLRITGGQRLNGEITVSGAKNAALPILCASLLTADTVYLDNVPRLRDIDTTLKLLGQLGVTQERNGTLELNAGNITNLEAPYELVKTMRASILVLGPLLARFGEARVSLPGGCAIGQRPVDQHIKGLAAMGAEIHVEHGFVNARAKRLRGAVVRTDMVTVTGTENLMMAAVLAEGQTILENAAREPEIIDLAELLIKMGAKIQGHGTDRIVIDGVERLHGAKHTICPDRIEAGTFLCAVAATGGELTLRNTDADAMGATLDKLREAGLQIEAGPDWIKASMNGRPKAVSFRTSEYPGFPTDMQAQLMALNTIADGTASVVETIFENRYMHVQELNRLGAQIDIEGHMAVVTGVPYLTGATVMATDLRASASLVIAGLAARGDTTVERIYHLDRGYDRMEAKLQAVGANIERISSKET; this is encoded by the coding sequence ATGGATAAATTACGCATCACGGGCGGACAACGCCTGAATGGCGAGATCACCGTCTCTGGCGCCAAAAACGCTGCCCTGCCCATTCTGTGCGCCAGTCTGCTGACTGCCGACACGGTGTACCTGGACAATGTCCCGCGCCTGCGTGACATCGACACCACCCTGAAGCTCCTGGGTCAGTTAGGTGTCACCCAGGAACGCAATGGCACGCTGGAGTTGAATGCAGGCAACATCACCAATCTGGAAGCGCCCTACGAACTGGTGAAAACCATGCGCGCCTCCATTCTGGTGCTGGGCCCCCTGCTGGCCCGCTTTGGCGAGGCCCGCGTCAGCCTGCCCGGTGGTTGCGCCATTGGTCAACGCCCTGTGGATCAGCACATCAAGGGCCTGGCCGCCATGGGAGCAGAAATCCATGTCGAACACGGCTTTGTGAATGCCCGCGCCAAACGCTTGCGTGGTGCCGTGGTGCGCACGGATATGGTGACGGTTACCGGCACCGAAAACCTGATGATGGCGGCTGTGTTGGCCGAAGGCCAAACCATTCTGGAAAACGCAGCCCGCGAACCGGAAATTATTGATCTGGCCGAACTGCTGATCAAAATGGGTGCCAAGATCCAGGGCCACGGTACCGACCGTATCGTCATTGACGGGGTCGAGCGCCTGCACGGTGCCAAACACACCATCTGCCCCGACCGTATCGAAGCCGGTACATTCCTGTGCGCCGTTGCCGCTACGGGTGGCGAACTGACCTTGCGCAATACCGATGCTGACGCCATGGGCGCCACGCTGGACAAGCTGCGCGAAGCCGGTCTGCAGATTGAAGCCGGCCCGGACTGGATCAAAGCCAGCATGAATGGTCGCCCCAAGGCAGTCAGCTTCCGCACCAGCGAATACCCCGGTTTCCCTACGGACATGCAGGCTCAATTGATGGCACTGAACACCATCGCCGACGGCACTGCCTCGGTCGTGGAAACCATCTTTGAAAATCGCTACATGCACGTACAGGAACTGAACCGCCTGGGTGCACAGATTGATATCGAAGGCCATATGGCCGTCGTTACCGGCGTACCCTACCTGACTGGCGCCACTGTCATGGCAACCGACCTGCGTGCGTCGGCCAGCCTGGTCATTGCGGGTCTGGCTGCTCGGGGTGACACCACCGTCGAACGCATCTACCATCTGGACCGTGGCTACGACCGCATGGAAGCCAAGCTTCAGGCCGTCGGCGCCAACATCGAGCGAATCAGCAGCAAGGAAACCTAA
- a CDS encoding ABC transporter ATP-binding protein — protein sequence MAVNTDQAVLNLDSASLGYGAFTVLADVSMSVQKGQVVAMMGGSGSGKTTLLRAATGQIRAQKGTVTVFGQNLAKLDGEALRQTRQRMGVLFQQGALFTDLNVFENVAFPLRELTNDSEAAIQDRVLDKLDAVGLRAAAHLGINEISGGMARRVALARAIVLEPELILYDEPFAGLDPISMGITAQLIRDLTDRLNCASVLITHDVAESFAIADQVYIVGQGRLLTQGTPTELRASQDPYVQQFLRGEPDGPIAFNYPVTPAFEAWLQNRTTRS from the coding sequence ATGGCTGTAAATACTGACCAAGCCGTACTAAATCTGGACTCCGCCTCGCTGGGCTATGGTGCCTTTACCGTGCTGGCGGACGTATCCATGAGCGTCCAGAAAGGCCAGGTCGTCGCCATGATGGGGGGTTCCGGTTCCGGAAAAACAACACTTCTGCGTGCTGCTACTGGACAAATTCGTGCTCAGAAAGGGACTGTTACGGTTTTTGGCCAGAACTTGGCCAAGCTGGACGGCGAGGCCCTACGCCAGACGCGTCAACGCATGGGGGTGCTGTTTCAGCAGGGCGCCCTGTTTACTGACCTGAACGTATTTGAAAACGTGGCGTTCCCCCTGCGAGAGCTGACAAACGACTCCGAAGCCGCCATTCAGGACCGTGTACTGGACAAGCTGGACGCCGTTGGCCTGCGCGCTGCGGCCCATTTGGGCATCAATGAAATTTCTGGCGGTATGGCTCGCCGGGTTGCCCTGGCTCGGGCCATTGTGCTGGAGCCCGAGCTGATTCTGTACGACGAACCCTTTGCCGGTCTGGACCCTATTTCCATGGGCATTACCGCACAACTGATTCGCGACCTGACAGACCGCCTGAACTGCGCCTCGGTACTGATTACGCACGATGTAGCCGAGTCTTTTGCCATTGCCGACCAAGTCTATATTGTTGGTCAAGGACGTTTGCTGACTCAAGGTACGCCCACCGAGCTGCGCGCTTCCCAGGACCCCTACGTGCAGCAGTTCCTGCGTGGCGAACCCGACGGCCCTATCGCCTTTAACTACCCCGTCACCCCGGCTTTTGAAGCCTGGCTGCAGAACCGGACGACGCGCTCATGA
- a CDS encoding MlaA family lipoprotein, with amino-acid sequence MNTTTRRSYSLPRGVRLSLIGASAALVAGCASVPNPNPQDPWEGMNRGIYAFNETVDGALIKPIAEGYNALTPQPARTCISNIFNNLGDAWSAVNSFLQGEHVDFFNTLGRVLFNSTMGLGGCIDVATMNGSKRIPNDFGVTLGVWGIKSGPYVVLPFLGPSTVRDGVARGTSFLEGFSSTGPIMAIKDVPVRNSIMGLWALDARAGVLDAEKLVNDIALDRYSFIRDAYLQRRHALVQARRTGGDTSQDLPDYSDADE; translated from the coding sequence ATGAATACAACAACTCGCCGCTCTTACTCCCTGCCTCGTGGAGTCCGTTTGAGCCTGATCGGTGCCAGTGCTGCGCTTGTGGCTGGTTGCGCCAGCGTGCCCAACCCCAACCCCCAAGATCCCTGGGAAGGCATGAACCGTGGCATCTACGCCTTTAACGAAACCGTGGACGGCGCGCTGATCAAACCGATTGCAGAAGGCTATAACGCGCTGACCCCGCAGCCTGCGCGCACATGTATTAGTAACATTTTCAACAACCTGGGTGATGCCTGGTCGGCCGTCAACAGCTTCCTGCAAGGCGAGCACGTCGACTTCTTCAACACCCTGGGTCGCGTCCTGTTCAACTCCACCATGGGTCTGGGCGGTTGTATCGACGTTGCCACCATGAACGGCTCCAAGCGCATCCCCAACGACTTTGGCGTGACGCTGGGTGTATGGGGCATCAAATCTGGTCCTTACGTGGTTCTGCCCTTCTTGGGCCCCAGCACCGTTCGTGACGGTGTGGCACGCGGCACCAGCTTCCTGGAAGGCTTCTCGTCCACTGGCCCGATCATGGCCATCAAGGATGTACCCGTACGCAACAGCATCATGGGCCTGTGGGCTCTGGATGCCCGCGCTGGCGTGCTGGACGCAGAAAAACTTGTTAACGACATCGCCCTTGACCGCTACAGCTTCATACGCGACGCTTACCTGCAACGACGCCATGCGTTGGTGCAAGCCCGCCGTACCGGTGGCGACACTAGCCAGGATTTGCCTGACTACTCGGACGCAGACGAATAA
- a CDS encoding ABC transporter ATP-binding protein, translating into MSAFKLDNVSKRFAPQSRGLKSLFSPPRSDAGFLAVDQVSLTIEHGEFFGLLGPNGAGKTTLISMLAGLTRPTSGQVSVCGYDVRTQYQKARQSLGVVPQEIVYDPFFTVRETLRLQSGYFGLKNNDDWIDEILANLALSDKADVNMRALSGGMKRRVLVAQALVHRPPVIILDEPTAGVDVDLRRTLWEFIIRLNQQGHTILLTTHYLEEAQALCGRLAMLKSGKIVALDTTQAIMERAGGHDLEDAFVRIMHNEGKMGVAL; encoded by the coding sequence ATGTCCGCCTTCAAACTCGATAACGTCAGCAAACGCTTCGCTCCCCAAAGCCGGGGACTCAAAAGCCTGTTTTCCCCTCCCCGTTCCGATGCCGGTTTTCTGGCCGTCGATCAGGTCAGCCTGACTATTGAACATGGTGAATTTTTTGGCTTGCTCGGCCCTAACGGCGCCGGCAAAACAACCCTGATTTCCATGTTGGCCGGCTTGACCCGGCCCACCAGCGGCCAGGTCAGTGTCTGTGGTTACGATGTGCGCACCCAGTACCAGAAAGCCCGCCAATCGCTGGGCGTGGTGCCACAGGAAATTGTTTACGATCCCTTTTTCACCGTCCGTGAAACCTTGCGTCTGCAATCGGGCTACTTCGGCCTGAAAAACAATGACGACTGGATCGACGAAATTCTGGCCAATCTGGCCCTGAGCGACAAGGCCGATGTGAACATGCGCGCCTTGTCCGGCGGCATGAAGCGCCGCGTTCTGGTCGCCCAGGCACTGGTGCACCGCCCCCCTGTCATTATTCTGGATGAACCCACTGCCGGTGTGGACGTGGACCTGCGCCGCACGCTGTGGGAGTTCATCATTCGCCTGAATCAACAAGGCCACACCATCTTGCTGACTACCCATTATCTGGAAGAAGCCCAGGCCCTCTGTGGTCGCCTGGCCATGCTTAAAAGTGGCAAGATCGTCGCCCTGGATACCACGCAAGCCATTATGGAGCGTGCAGGCGGCCACGATCTGGAGGATGCATTTGTGCGCATCATGCACAACGAAGGAAAAATGGGAGTCGCCCTGTGA
- a CDS encoding BolA family protein, with translation MLPTPEQVHQYIADNLPCEHLQVQGDGSHFEALIVSTAFEGKRLIARHQLVYKALGDRMKAEIHALSMRTLTPDEYKANPNG, from the coding sequence ATGTTGCCGACCCCCGAACAAGTTCACCAATACATTGCCGACAACCTGCCCTGTGAACACTTGCAAGTGCAAGGCGACGGTTCGCACTTTGAGGCCCTGATCGTCAGCACCGCCTTTGAAGGCAAACGCCTGATTGCGCGTCACCAACTGGTTTACAAAGCCCTGGGCGACCGGATGAAAGCCGAAATCCACGCCCTGTCCATGCGCACGCTTACCCCCGACGAATACAAGGCCAATCCGAATGGATAA